The genomic stretch CCTGGCTTGTCTGCCTCATATGGAACGAAAATAAAAATGCTGTTATACATCTATGCTGTCTCTTCTCTTGTAACAATTTACATGCAGTGCTGATGCAAAAGATATCTAGACTATTCCATGAAGATAATTATATTTGTTTTCCAGAATCATGCATTTGAAAACAAAAGGCAACAACTATGAACATAGCAACAGCAGACAAAATTATCACTTCTTCAGCATCACCTTTTATGTCAGTGCTCTCTTCATGGTACAGCTACTATTGTGAAACAACCCGGCAACAAAATGTATTGAGCGAGACCGCGCACGTCGATGTGTGGACAGAGCACAACACTATATTATCTATTACCTGGATCCAATGAGTGTATTATGATGACTGAAATATAAGTTTTACAATAGTTACTTCATGGTACAATAGTGGTAGTTACTGACTTCAAGTCGTGAAAGTTGACTGGACAAAGTGAAATTTGATCCTAGAGGAGCTTTCTGGCAAAGAATTGCGGTGGATTCAGGGGATATACAGTAAGTTACATACATAATGAATACAAGATGATAATGTCGAGATGCAATGTAAACAACAAAATGTAGATAACACAGGTATTCCTGTATGTATGAATAAAatgtgcatgaatgaaacaTGAACCAACAGACGTCACATTCCTACGGTGGAGCCAGCAGTCATCGATGGAGTGTTATTTGTCTCCCCGAAGTAATTTCTTGCATTGATGCTTGAAATTTGAGGTCTTCATTCCTTGTGCGACTGCAATGAAGGAAAGATGTGCAGCTTATTCGTGACATGTTCACATAAGCTCCACTTTGTGAACATGGGTGTTATCTTATCGAAAGTAAGGGTTTCATCATCAGGGAACACACCTAGGAGACGATAGGTGGAATGCAAGTGGGCGAACTTCGACGTAGTCCAACGGAAACCGCTGTCCAGAAAGGAAGCCGCCGTCGAACAAGAAATTGATGCCTGTTATACGTCCTATGTCGGTCGTGGTATGTGCGATGAAGGTGTACATGGCGTGGCACAGAAACGTCATTGACCTGCACGTAGGACGTAAGTACGGTTGTATCACATGTTTGAGGTACTAGATCTACTCGAATCTGAGTCCAGATAACTCAACAAAAAGGTGCTGTCTATGGGATTTTAGCCATATCAGCATGACACTCTCCTGGCCTATAGTTCTTAGGCGTTGGAGGCATGTGTGTTAGTGCTGTTTCGGGGTGGAGCTTGCATTTGCTAATCCCCCTTGTTTATTTTCAGTAAGTTTGCATTTGATGAAAAGTGCACGCCAATAGCAACCTGTCCTCAAGGTAGTTGCAGTGGTTAGGCACGTACACACATCTCTTTGCACCTGTGGGTAGCAGTGTACACATACTTTTTATTCAATCGAACTTTAGCATTCCCTTTGCTTcctttgagagtgaggtagatATCACCATCGGAAGGTGCCGTTCCATTGTCTGAACCGGTATGGACAGCTATGAAGTACTGGTGAGCTGAAACATAAAATTAAGATCAAGCTAAGTGTGGCTCAGACAGCAGTATAGAACCGGTCCACCTTGGTCGACTTTTGAGGCATAGCAGTCTTCCTTTCCACAATTTTATGTATTTCTAGCCTTCTAGGCCAACCCCTCTCTGCTCATGGGCTGTTCCCTGCCGCGTCAATGCGCTTCTAGACCGCCCCATCCGCAATTCCTCAAGCTTATGAGTGTGCGGACCACCATTCTGTGGTAGCCTATGAGTGCCTAGGAAGTGGTGGGAGAGACGTGATCACTATAACTGCATTTGCATGAACCTACAGTCGACTAATCGTCAAGGTCGAATGGCAACAGTTTACATGACAATCGGCTGAGACTCCCAACATCGCCGAACACAAAACTGAAGCGTGGGGGTAGCAGCTGGTTAAGTTGCCAGACTGGTGTGAGTCAACAGCTGACAGTCTGAACTACTTCatcctatagtcagtgacagCTTATGTCCTACAATTGGAACCACCCACCCATCTGTGGAAGGCttctgcgattggctaccagcctttgcacgacgcccccgcttcgcgatgtagtgctcTCTCCCccagtccccacttggccgcgccgcactaaattcgcgcgcgcgcggagcgattcttgtgtgggggcggtCAAGTGTACGACTtctgttgtcactgactatggTGACTTGTTTCTGCTGTGACGACTGCTCTTTTAAGTCAATATAtgccatgggcgttcccaggatttttctgaaggGGGTTAAAGACGttcttgggggagggggggggggacacttGAAACCGTGATATGCTGCAGATCTGGCGGGTAAGGTTCAGATTATAGATGACGACATCTGAGTTTTATACAGTAGCGTCTCGATGATACAAATTATTTTCCGGTCACGGTGGGAATGCCtgttcttcccatgtattacaGTTGGGATGATAATGTTATCTTGCCTGTAGGGatgatatgaatgagctgaggAGGTGACAGAGGTCGTTGCCCCGGGATCGCGAGAGCGCGCCAGTCATGCTTCTCCTCCTTTTGAGGAGGGAGGGATATCCTCACCATCCTTACCAGGAACTGCTTTACATCATGTTGTGTAATCGAAGCAATGACTCTCCTTTTGATGGTGGTGGAGGAGATGAGATCAAAGGGATCACTTTGCCCCGAACCTTATCACCGAACGCTAGCGTGCTGTAGGAGAAGCTCACTGTCCCGCTACTCCCGTGTGGAAAGTACGCGCTGTgcccagggccggcgatagggggggcaggcgagtaaggcgacccagtgccgtgtatgccaaagggagtctggccattaggaggagcttaaaaaagaggctcgacctgtcaatcaaacttcgGCGCAtatcattggttaccgttttccatgggggctgccatgacaccaaattttctccaagatggaggatggtgcttggaacggcgaagcggagatttcgtgacaaaaaattttcacggactactttaatttcatactgtgagtatatatcctcatgtacgcatctgcaaaatcagctttaACTTTCGCTCGGCCATCATTATTCacgtgaaaatgggatgtttcgtcgctaatgttaggcctagttaagatcgtGATACCAGGGAAATAGCAAgaggacgacccttatacgtaggattttgcattatataattgcactttatttatacatacatctttgttCCTTTTTGATTCAATGGACTTACATTACAtgatataaaacttcataccagctgtcgtctgctacgaagaagcggttgtaccgccatcctggccaatcacttctgccagcaaccatttctgcatttctgagccttcccaacatgcctctctccgtgcagatggcgttgataaaagtgggcgcaaaatccgtcgttttggtctgtcaccagtgatatccgtttcaatccaaatccatcaattttctccaaaatggtagcgctcagtaaataagggtgaggtataagtactggatggatgtaacaatagacaactgtatttcgacctgtgattggctagatacttAAAagagtgggtggagcctcaggtataggcaggtcccattaatggcaagactccctttggcatgcACGGCACTGAGGCGACCGCCTTAGTCACTCGCTTGCACAGGCCCTGCGCatgaagccctcaaccagggattacttttttttaaatatgaagtatgcacttaatcgcatGCACGATCTTagactaaaacagaaatgagagaagattgtgttatgtgccattccttcatgtgatgagaaaaagtcccacttttaagaaaaatccgccaaccctgcaagctataccggggatttcgcacccttctctcctgctgccatttcccgtactgctaaaatctcccactgcaaaaatcttatcatttcttatcttttcattactgctggtgtgaaacaggccccgcgatgtgcctttggctcaggccccgcacacccctagcaccagCCCTGGCTGTGCCTTTTCAACTATAGTCGCGAATTTCGGCAGCATTGGTCAAAGACGAAGgcacaaaagcgttacgactGACCTCGCTCACTGGcagtaatggaaaatgaacaatcacTGTATGTTTTCCTGacgcaatttttattttggttgaATTCTTTTTATatgaatttttttatttttgttgaaTCCTTTTTGTACGAATGAAGATTCGTACCATCACGATTCTACTGTAATGACGACCTGTGTGTAAATAAAAGGACAATTTCCACAAGTGACCTTGGTGCTCCAGGAGGGGGCAACGCCCTCCCCCCTCAGTATGCCTATGATATATgccggtttacatgcaaagaaaAAATTGACTCCTCTCGTTCGCTCAACTTTTACCGCCTTCATGTAAACGTGCCCAATGAGTGGAGAAGATCAATAAGCACCCCAGAAATTGTGAAGGGGGCGGTCTAGAGATGACGTAACAGGGACCAGCCTATGAGCAGAGGGGGGGAAAGAAGACTGCTAAGCCTAAAAAATCGATCCGGATGGACGTAGTTCTATACTACTACCATTCCTATAGAGTGCTAGAAGCAATGGCAAAGTGCACTCGCCACAGAAAGGCTTGTGGGCGTTCGTGACCAGGTACATTTTCCGCACACGCGTGTCGTTTCTGAATCGTCTCCACGCGTCCGCATGGTATCCCATTGGCGCACAGGCAGAACCGTCCGTCCAGCAGTTtgtgcaatggcctttgaggaATGCGTCGTACGACGAGCACTCGAACCCCAAGGGCAGGCAATCGGGGTTTATGATGGAATCCAGCATGTACATCTCGGCTCGTTGGTGGTTGCAGCTGACGATTTCGCGTATACCTGGCAGTGAAATGTTTATCAGCAAACTGGAAGGAACTTTCGCTGGCCAACACAAAAGTACTGCTTGcgatataccgtattttcacgcgtattagccgcggcttatgcgcgattttttttttcgtggacgccctgcggcttatccacgggtgcggcttatctgatagctatttttccctggtattttcgccataccccggattaaacgaaagggccgacagtgcctcatgtttttcggaacaggaccgccctgctagtgcacgaacaataccgaacaggggagggtccacattcgagcggactgaccttccgaatacattcccccacacagctttaacaaaaggggtgacagtgattaatgTCTCCTGCAACACCACTACCTGGTCAATCCacaaaaaacacgcaacaagggcacaatccgatcttagtagaacactagaactgacctcctttgttatacatcatgccgacaccggaatgtggaccactgggtttatggccttccctacggtctcctttatCGGCTAatccacaggaagggttcaatacacctgacatcgggtgtgacctggtttagcgcacaaagcagtcgcgtcgtattacccgcggcttatctgcgagtgcggcttatctgcaaaaacattttcaaaatacatctaaaaacgagtcctgcggcttatctgcggtgcggctaatacgcgtgaaaatacggtactcttCTGAAATATCTAGCCTGATGCCAACAGTCCCCTATCGGAGGGGTCGCACGCGACTAAGGAGCTGTACCATTATCGCCTCCGAGAGGAGGCGTGTAGGGTGCCTGTTTCACACAACGCCAGGAATCGAGAGAGACCGTCTGTGAATCTTGGGCGTCGACTGCTAGCATTATTTCCTCCTTGCTAGCAGACGCACGGCCTCCCCTCAGAGGCGATAATGGTACAATACCAGTACGATAATGATAATGGTACAGCTCCTGCGCGCACGACACCGCCGACAGGGGACAGCTGGGCCACGGGCTGAAGATTTCAGataagtatgtcgcaagcagtacattcCGGATGATAGCGCTGACGTCTATGCcgctttcagaaaaaaaaacaaaaaacgagcCGATATGGCACGAGGAAATGGCCTGGGCAGTTTTGAGGATAATTTTTGGTAGCTAATTGCTAGAAGCATCTAGCTTCTCCTTATTGGGACACTATAAAGTGCAAAATTTGCACATCGTGGGATGAAagatgtcgttaccttgacaggAATACAAAAGGCCAATCTGCACCTTTCTCTCTTCTCCCCTCCTCAAGAAGGGCAGCAgtgcgggagggggggggggggctgtcaTTGGTTTCCTCAATCAAGTTACCCAATCATGatgggagatcgtttgaggacaCCAATGACATGCTGCTCTGCATTGCCGGGCTTCTTGCGAAGGAGAGGAGAAGGAAAGCGTAACTTATGGCTTCGTTCGCTAATAAATCATGAAGGAAGCAACAGAAGAATCCCAATCCTTTTGTATTGGCGTGGAGGTAAAGGTATCTTTCATTCCTTGAGgcaaaatttttgcactttacttTTAAACGCAGCAGCGCTTGTCGTACCTCGCATTTAAGGGCAGGGAGTTCTTCTGGTGGAGGGGGCGACAAAAATGGCCCCCAAATAATGCCTTTATTTACAGGGCCATTACCTCACGCCGTATCTGCTATATCCGTTTTCCGAAAACGGCAAGCGGAGTCAGTGCGACAAAAGGAAAAGTTGTTGTCATTGTGCCGAACTTTCTAATCGAATCTTTTGTAATTAAAAGGTTCATTATTCAAAATTAATGAGGACAACGTCCCAGGAGGTCGTTAGTGTGGCCACATGAGGCGGCCAACTTCACCTAGAATATATCGCCATTTATTGTGACTGAGAAAAGGTACTTCTATGTTCTCTAAAAATATAAccatgaacaccctgtataaagaaAGCAATATTGACATTTTGTGCGTACCTTTGATAAGCCCATCAGTAAGTACACTGAAGAATCTGTTGGTCATGCCGCATCCGGGCATTTCTTGTCCACCGTTCGGATAGAAGTCTACGTGTCCAGTCGGGTCCATCATTCCCAAGCCGAAGAACTGACCTGTGAATTGCCATGGCGGTCCTCATATACTCAAGGAAATGAGACCAGGTCCCGCTACACACAAGCTCTTGCTTTGATTCTCCTTGCTATGCCACTCCTGCTCTTCTTTTACACCTTTTTACACTTTATTTCTTTACCGTTCATTACCGTACCACTCGCCCTTCTGGAATTCCCCTTCTTATGCTGGAAATCGGAAAGTTTGTGTTCAGTGCGCAAAGAATTTCATTGAATTTTTACGTTAAGTAGCAGCGGGTGTTACCTTCTCAGGAAGAAGGTTAATCAACAGGCCTTATTTTAGTTGATCAATGAATTAGTACGACTGGTTCGTACGATAAATGGGGAAAATGATAGGTTAGGTGTCCCAAAATTgcgcattaaagggactatcgcattcGGAAACGcgtgtatgagaccgatacggtaatgttcgggGCCCGGGCCTCTTCTGGGGTCCTCCCGACCCAAGGCGCGATGCTTGCTAGAGCCAGGAGCTGTGAGGAGGGGGGCCCGGGCACGACTCATACGGAGTCATCCCCGCGAGGACCGTAATTCGTCTCGAGGGCTCTGTCTGTAAGgaacacgtccgacgctaaccCAGAAGTGACAATCCCCAATCTGACTCTCCACGACCTACACACGTTGTCCCTCCCGCCGACCCTCCGACCGTTCCCTAATTGAACTTGTATGTGCCAAGGGCGCtagctcactgattggccttgtctcagtgacgttttctccgaaTTGCAATGAGGGAATTctggcatactctcaacatccatcttctgctcttgccatgcctTATGTCAACTTGCACAGAAACTACTACAGTAATTCgtgtcggattttcggcgtaTTGTCGGCGATGGACGTGGAGTAAGGCGGCTCTATAGTTTCAGAATCGACCGAGACTAcagactagagccctgcacggggcCGCCCCATCCCTGTTGGCTGTGTGCTCTGGGCCGGAGCCGGGTGGGCTGGGGCCGACAAAAGATGCCAGCACGGTGGGTCCGgtcgacaaacatgtttccaagagtcaggctcgaccgggtcacgcagctaattccacacgatggaggactattagttcatatcatcatgtgcatgcgtcattcctgtgcatatatttgcaaagaaagcaaaggacactgcattatgcgtatgattcgacagtctaacattctgaaagccacttcatattgctcctgactcctcacgtatttcacaaacacgtttggaaagcttggtgagaggggtagggatcaggagaaggagtttgtcaacatcctctacctccacaaaaacttggcagtgtaacgataacgcgcttGCCCGCATGCGTTCTGCATTTAGGTTGGTATCGTGCTGTTGTGGTGTTAGACCGGcagttcttgtatgtttgtggccttgTCTTATCTTCTTATAAATTGACTTATAAAgttgtttgataagcgctagaaacgcgtacATCACGGCTGGGAATGCTAGGCAgggatctactcgccgagtCACCGTCCCGGGCCGGGCTGTACTTACTGGGCCACCGTGCCGGCAGGGCCGCATGAAAACATGAAGGTCCGGGCTCGGGCCGGGACATTTTCCTATGCTCCCGGGCCgcgtcgggcccggaaaagtcggcccgtgcaggacTGTACTCCAGACGTCTTTTGAAAGGTTTCTTTCCTAGCACGAGTTCAGTGCTCTTCCAACTCGCACAGTAGCGGATccaaggaggaggagggggggggggggtgatcgcCCCAAAACTCTAGGTTGGTTACCCATTAGTTTTCCCCCTTCTTCTCCCCAGTTACAGGCTtcgacaaagaacccccccccccccccacacacacacacaatgtctGGATTCGCCCCTGAACTCGCATGACAGCTAGCCATCATTGACCACTACTACTTGTGTACTATACTCCGAGACAAGCCAACTCGAGGCTAACTACGCCAACAAATCGAGAGACGTCGGACATTGAGGTCATAGCTGGGCGCTCGACGCATCCAGTCCACAAGGTAGTACGCCCCATACTGATAATGTTGCAAAAACGCTCGTCGTGGAAGATGTACGTGGAGTACTTTTGCAATTTTAAAGCAAAATATTTGCGATAGGAAAACATGGGAATCGGCTTCCTCGTCTGACGAAGCGTCTACCATCTACCGCCGCCTTCTATACGCCCCACTCTCATATGTACGGACTACATTCCTCGCTGGCGGAGATATACTTCTGTGGCTGTAGCTGTTGAGCTGTCTCAGAGTGTAGTAGTCTAGTTGTGGTAACTATTTTTGCATTACGCTCTTTTTGGCTGCAGGCTTGGCGTGATTTCCTGAAGCAATTGCAAGCGATGTCCTGCAGCAAACGGACAGACACGGTAAGGAAGGTAGCGAGACTTACGCGGAGATTCTGAATACTCAGTGCCGTCAGTATGGATGATATCCACAAACTCGCCGTCCGTTGGATCGATTCGTACCGATGGAGGCATTTTCTGGAAATTAGGTTCAGCTGGGTCTAGCCCTGTGAACATAGATTGGAGCGAATTAATAAATAGTTGCACGTTTATAGGCACTCCATTGAAACCCTACAAACTCCTACAATAAGCTGGTGCTGACAAAGGCTTCAAACGGTCTTTGCATTCCCACATATTTCTCTCCCCCTGAACTGGGCCCCTGACGTACACTAACCCACTTCCTCCCACTCTTTCTTTCTGTCCTCGTCACATGTCTACGTCTGTGCACCGTTCaaagccatagttgcttcgtggcgctaggAGACAACAAGAAACGTAGAATGTGCAGTGAAGCAGCGTACCTGTGATACGACCTAGCCTGTTGATTCGTTCCCCAGCGTAACCCATAACGTGTGCTCCAAGGCTGTGTCCAATGGCGTGGAATGTCTTTGGATCGGCTCCCGTAGCGTTCTGTAACGCGTCCCGAAATGAAAACAGCTGTTAATAATGTTGATTGATTGACAAAGGAAAGaaattgagatgttagtcccgaacCACTCGGGACTAGCTAATAACGTCGAAGAGACGGAATGCAGGCAAGTTGATACGTCACGAGGGGGTCATCAAGTGTTTATGCTGTTGCACATGCGTCTATCTtcagccgcgtttacatgaatacgacacaagcgtatcgaatcgagtcgaaacCGGAGAGAAGACGATACCCCAGCGATTACATGGAAGCGTATCGAGTTCAGACCGAAGATGGCGCCACGCTGTGTCATACTGGAAAGTTAGAGGCGCACTTCCGCTAATACTTCTGTTTCCGGTGTCCCGCTACCTTCGCACTGAACCACGGACCCCCATTTTCAAGCGTGCTTCAGAATGGACTCTGCTCTACGGCTGCAGGCCCTGCTGCTTCTGTCAATGTAGTCTAATCCACATACCCAAAACGGTGCAAAACTCCCTAGTATCGCCATTTTGTCATCCCGATTACagtagtagcagacgacgccacgACGCTTCTAGCCCGCAGCTGAACACCCCTTCATATAATCCTCTCTTCTTCCCTGGATGCGCATCGCCTGTTTACATGCGCAatctgaatgcgcatccaccgtCTCCATccggggcggatccaggggggggggggggggggcgagacatacctctacccaacattccggcagattttcctgccgcacgctCCGTTTTCCCGCCAATCCCGCGTGCTCCTTTCGCCCCAAGATTGCGCGAAGGGCATGACATATACTCGCCGACGAACACTTCATTGCCTAAAAAGGAGCGAAGACGCAGGTGGTGCGAGGAGGAATCACATTCGCCTCCTCTCGGCGCGCGGAGCGCGCGAGACATTGCACAGTGGATAAAGACAGCGATTTACGTTTGGGGGGGGgtggggtcagtggctgccTGGAGTCTACAACGCTAAGGCGTCGTCACTCAGCTTCACAAAGAGACACCACGTTACGAAAATGGTAGGACATATTTTTCTGCTGTTTAGACATACTTATAGAGGAAGACAAATAGATTCTGGTGTAGCACCAGTTACCAAGCACCTTCAGTTATGCGTTGTTTTGAACGGACTAAGAGCATGTTTTTATAAGGGACTAAGGTGGCGTTCCTCTACAGCTTGCTAAACTTCGCAACATGTAGATCATAAATAAagttctggtgtgaaatgaaagcgcagcagctcgccgtcttacatggcgaccccccaccttcttttctcttttctttagtgccccccccccccctcgaggatcttccctggatccgcccctggtctcCATCGACCTCTGTTTAGCGGATTGAATACGATGCGCTCTCCTGGCGAATTGACCCCTTTACACGGGTTgattcgattcgacaactggatacgGTATACGCTTACCGTCGCaatcatgtaaacgcggctttGCAGCTTTATCTCTCCTCCAGCATACCTTTCACAAGAGTCCTCCTGACCATCTCCTATCTCCTCTTATCTGTCGGTAACCAGAATGTTAGACATATGTACAAAAGATTTCCTCAGGATTTTCTGTGCGATGTGAGCCAGAATACAGTAGGTCGTGGTCAGAGCTAACTGGTACCGCTGAGAGGCGACAGATCGCGCGACGGGCACCACACTGGTGCAACAATACTTCACTTACAACGTTGTTTTGTACTTTATGACAAATTGACCGACCAAACGCTTCATGAGCGAATCTTACTTTCAACTTGTTGACAAACAGGGCGATTTCTGCTCCAACTAGTCTCGTGTTGGC from Ornithodoros turicata isolate Travis chromosome 4, ASM3712646v1, whole genome shotgun sequence encodes the following:
- the LOC135391211 gene encoding pancreatic triacylglycerol lipase-like, producing MGTIWCVLLASVLRAVQGAVVGDSQCYGPLGCMTISLDFYHKENRPLNRLPKTREQVNTKFKLFTRNNLLQGDVLSWSSTEQDIKLSHFQPTRPTKLITHGWIDNIDLTDWMVKMKDAYLAKDDCNVVLVDWKAGTLHSYVQAVANTRLVGAEIALFVNKLKNATGADPKTFHAIGHSLGAHVMGYAGERINRLGRITGLDPAEPNFQKMPPSVRIDPTDGEFVDIIHTDGTEYSESPRQFFGLGMMDPTGHVDFYPNGGQEMPGCGMTNRFFSVLTDGLIKGIREIVSCNHQRAEMYMLDSIINPDCLPLGFECSSYDAFLKGHCTNCWTDGSACAPMGYHADAWRRFRNDTRVRKMYLVTNAHKPFCAHQYFIAVHTGSDNGTAPSDGDIYLTLKGSKGNAKVRLNKKSMTFLCHAMYTFIAHTTTDIGRITGINFLFDGGFLSGQRFPLDYVEVRPLAFHLSSPSRTRNEDLKFQASMQEITSGRQITLHR